CAGCCTGCGGCTTTACGAAAAGCATGCTCTCAAAGATCGAGAACGGCAGCACGATGCCGGCTGTCGCCACCCTTATGAAAATTGCTTCCGCGCTTGGCGTCAAAGTATCCGACCTGCTTGAACCGTCGCCAAAGAGCGGCACCGTCTACATAAACGCGTCGGACTATCAGGAACCCGAGAAATGGATCAAGACGGATAAGGGGTATTCTTTCTTTGCTTTTGCATCGGGCAGACGGGACAAGATCATGCAGCCTTACCTGTTTGTTGCCGAGCGCGGAGAAGTCAAAAGCCATGTCTTCTCTCACGAGGGCCAAGAATTTATTTATGTATTATCCGGTCAAATGAAATATAAGGTCGGCAGCACGGAATACGAAATGAACGCCGGGGACGGCATGTACTTCAATTCGCTGGAGGAGCATCTGGTCATCCCGGTCTCCGAGCAGGTCAAATATCTTGCAATCTTTACGGAAGATACGGGCAAACTTGAAGAAGAGTAAAAATTCCATCGTGTCTGCTGTTGACATCAAGTCAACTTTACGTTGTAACCTTGATTTCGCGAGGTGAGAATCACTTGTATCAAATTTCCGAGGTATCCAAGCTAATCGGCTTGCCAATCCCAACCATTCGCTATTACGAAAAATTTGGATTGATTGACGAGCCGGCAAAAAATGCCCGTGGATATAAAGTTTACGATGAATTGACGGTGGAATATCTGCAATTTATCGTCAATTTGAAAGATACGGATATGTCCTTGGAGCTTATCAAATTCTATGTTGACGCTTACCGGGCCAAAGACTATGCGCGATGTCACGAGATTCTTCGGGAGCACGCCGTCAAGATGGAGCTTGAGCTTGAGAAACGCCAAAGGATACTCGAAAAGGTGCAGTACAAGGTGACTCACTTCAGTAAACTTCGAGGTGGCGGTATTTAATGCAACAATCTATTCCATCCGGTTATTCGGCCAGAACAACGGCTAACCAAATCATAAAAGACATTGATTTGACAGGTAAAACCATCATCATCACCGGTGGATCTGCCGGTCTAGGCTTGGAATCGGCAAAAGCGCTT
This region of Paenibacillus sp. JDR-2 genomic DNA includes:
- a CDS encoding MerR family transcriptional regulator translates to MYQISEVSKLIGLPIPTIRYYEKFGLIDEPAKNARGYKVYDELTVEYLQFIVNLKDTDMSLELIKFYVDAYRAKDYARCHEILREHAVKMELELEKRQRILEKVQYKVTHFSKLRGGGI
- a CDS encoding helix-turn-helix domain-containing protein, which gives rise to MELGKRIRLIRKEQKRTQDEVSAACGFTKSMLSKIENGSTMPAVATLMKIASALGVKVSDLLEPSPKSGTVYINASDYQEPEKWIKTDKGYSFFAFASGRRDKIMQPYLFVAERGEVKSHVFSHEGQEFIYVLSGQMKYKVGSTEYEMNAGDGMYFNSLEEHLVIPVSEQVKYLAIFTEDTGKLEEE